tttaatataagtgtttaatattaatattaaaaaaactgtgtATAAATTAGTAttcgtattttaattaaaaaaatgtctttaacaTTTGCACAACGAGGAGGACGACCTCCACCAAATCCTGCACAAATTCAAAAGATGCTTGACGAAAATGGGCATCTGATACAGACTATACAggagtatcaaaataaaggaaaagcTCAAGAATGTTTACAATACCAACAAATTTTACATagaaatttagtatatttagcAAGTATAGCTGATGCAAATCAAAACATACAAGTTTTGTTAcctgtaagtttttttttattcacatttaaattttgataagtaGTTTACATATGAATAAGATTTAGATATCTGTGACGCTGTGAAAATTGAGAATAAATATGAGATTAAATAATCATCGTATTAGTtcgtattttgaataaattatgcttagtaatatatattattttcagtttaaattcAGATAGGTTTTTGTTAAAAgtcataaaacaagtgaaaatatggACTAATGAAAGTTATGTGTTAAAATACATCTCTATTCGTTTTTTATTGATAGTGTTCACGAACAGACAGTGTTCCATAATACAAACTGTGATGGACAGCTAGCTAAACTTGTATTGCGGCTTGTATTTAGGAGCAGACCTAGAATAATCAGAGGATTTTATGAATATCtgcactaaaattttatttctactaTAAATATTGCTTAGCAATACAAGCcttgaaataatttaacataCTCACCCTCTTAAACAGAACAGTTTCGAAGATACAAagcaacaaaatttgtttgacaGAAAAGTTTGATCGTTTTCGACGCCAATTTTCACTGAATGTTTGTACTGGCATTGTGGGCGATTGGGCTAGTTGAACCGGTATTTCTATCAGAAAGATTTACTGATTATAAATTTCGAAGTTTTTAGATAACATTGTTGTAtagtagaataatttttttctgaataatatttaagtacCCTTCTAGAAAGAAACGCCTACCGTTGTTTATGGCATTATTAAATGTGGTTTATACACGACGGTTCACTAGTGCAGTTTTAGTTTGATTATTCCTGAGCTTTTGGAAATTAAAATCATCTGTACTTAAATATTGTGAATTGTTCATTTGGTCACTTCATACCATTAGTTTATTCTAATTCAGTGGAAAATTGTCAAACTCTAACGAGAAGATTGATATCATGTATCCAGCCATAAAGTTAACAGTTTTAACGAAGAAAaacgcttttaaaaaaatcattgaaggatcaaatatttattagaagaaTCATAACTTAAATTTTGGCCGTATGTTTAGTAAAGTTCATGTACACTATCGTTCAAAAAAAAGCGACaatctaaaaaaattcattattaaaaacacGTTTTCGATAGTAAAAATTAGATATACGAACGAATTTGGGAAAAGTTAgctattaatcattttaatataaataattttggttaaTTGTAACAACAAGCTATAGTAAAATTAACCCACAAACTAACGAAATCGACTTTTTTATCTCAACTTTCAggatctttaaaaattaaacctacGTTCGTTAATGATAGTGCTCAACAGTTAAACCTAATAAATTCGACAGAAATAAAATgccagaataataaaaattaagacaaataaataaaaactgtaaataaattaaaagataaattttaatttctaaagttTGTCCATATAAAAAAGCTTTCTTTCTATATTCGATATCTATCGAATCGATATGTCTATCGAGATTTCTACATTCGATATTTCTATCTTTTATTAGATTAacaaaaagtttccaaaaaaagttctttattattttagaaagaataactttctaatttcaacATTTCAAAAAGAGGTAAAAGCTCTTATAATTTACGAAcatgaatttttaatgattctgGAAGTATAGTACATTTCGAGATCTTCGTAAGATATTCTCCCTCCTAgtagaataaattttactcGGGTTATTTTCtcctggaaaatttttttgacgaaAAATGTAGCTGTGGAATTTAAAAATAGGGCGCCCTACATAcgtaaagaataataaataaaaaatatatatattcctcAGCTTTATTGTACTGGCGCAAGTAGCTTCCCAATGGCCAGCATTATTTTTATAGTGACATCTTTTAACACCTTGGACATGGTTTTACCAAATTTCTTCCTAGGGAAATtaagttattgtttttgtatCGATAAtgcaattttgcaaaaattcttCAAACGTCCATTGATGCTACCAACTAGATGTTAAGAGATCatccttaaaatttatatatatctatgtattatacatatgtatCCAATTATACGATTACTAGCATGATATCCGCCTGTTTCGCtggacaatttttattttaaaagtaaaaataggaAGCGGTCAGGTAACTGACAgtctctttataaattatagcctatgTTCTATGCTGATGTTtgacttatattattgtaaagtttcattaaaatccattcagtagttttcgaaatcTTCCAGCGAAGCAGGTAGGTTACTACTAACTTTGTAAATTATAGGTTATGTGTTGTTCTGAtctatgagctatattattttacagtttcattcaaatgcATTCAGTACTTTTTGCGTGATAACATAATTAACAAACTCATTTTcgcttttataatatgtaaggATGTGTCTGTGTGAGTTTTAGCGGCCacaatttgaatttgatttgaCCGAAATTTGGTATGTAATATGCTTTTAGATTTCGAAAAGCCAAGTTCATAAATTAGTAAAATCGGTTAATAAATAAGGGATGGAGATTAAgacaaaagataaaattttgcatttttaacaaatttgtgTTCAAGAgggtaaaatacataaaatatttggttGAATCCATACAAATAATGCTGGTGAATCGGAAGCTATTTACCCCAATACCTACTATTATTGCTGCCCGGCGAAAGAGAACCTCAACGACATTGTGCACTCGTTTATAAAATATGGTTTTAtcgctttaaatttttaacaaaaatgaaatgatttcAGCCACCACAACCTATGCATGGTGCTCCAGGAACAAATCCTGGTGGTCCAGGTGATATGCCACCAAGTACTCAAGGACCAATGGGGAATTTTAGTCATCAACAACCCGTTGGTTATCGAGGTCCAGGTGTCCCACCACAAGGTCCAGTAATGCCACAACGTCCAGGATCTGCTGGTGGTGTACAACCATACGGTCAACGAGGTTATCCGCAAGGACAATATCCATCTCAATATCCAGGGCCAAATCAACAAGGACCTTACCCACCACAAGGGCAAGGTAACTATCAGCAACCTTATCCAAATGGACCACCAGGGTCTCAGCCACAAGGTTATCCTCCGCCAAATACACAAAATACTTATGGTCAACCACCAACTACTACAGCTACTCACAACAATTACGGTGGTCCTCCACAACCTAATCAAATGTATCCATCCGGTCCTGGACAACCTACGCCGTATGGCCCTCCTCCCACTAATGGTCCTCCAAACCAAAATTCTACTTATCCTCCAAATGGTCCAGGACCTCAACAAGGAACTTACCCTGGCCCAAATCCACCAACTAATTATGGACCTAATCCAAATCCGCCAACGCCAAGCTACGGACCACCTCCAAATACAGGTCCTCCACCCCAAAACGCTTATCCTAATTCAAATGCTCCATATCCTCCACAAGGTTATCCTCCTGCTCAACAACCGTATTCTCCTCCAGCTTCAACTCCACAACAAAATCCACCAACGTCCGTTTATTCCGGTCCTCCAAGCTCTGGTCCTGGGCCAGTTGGTTATGGACCACCGTCTACTGCACAATCACCGCCATTTTCTCAACCGTCATCAACGACATACTCTCAAAGTTCAACAACAAATGCTGCACCAACAACCACCAGTCAAAGCTATACATCGTCTGGCCCAGTCCCGCAACCATCAACACAACCCAGCTACCCGCCACCACCAAATCAACCTGGATATCCTCCACCACCTCCTGTACCAGTTACGTCTCAACCATCAAGTCCAGCTCCTCAAAATTTCCAACCACCACCAAGTCAACCTCCTTCAACGTCTGGGGCTCCACCGCCACCACAATCAGTTCAATATAATCCTCCACCTGGCCAAGGCTACGGACCTGCACCCAACACACCTAATTATGGTCACCCATATCCTCATCCACAACAAGGATATCCTCCTCAAGGACAATACCCTGGCCAAGGATACAATTATCCTCGACCATCTCCAGGACAGATGCCACCGCCACCTCAAGGTGGACCACCTCAAGGCCAATATCAATATGGGAGCTACCAACCACCACCTCAATAATTGActtaataaatgtatgtattgtTTAGATCGGTAAAAAGATTATCATGAAGAAATTATTTGATCttaaattcacttaaaaacGAATATATGCGAAAAATCAGATAGGCAAGCTATCTTGATTGGCTAATTATTAtacttgatttttaataaattgttaaggCGTAAAATAGAGAAGACACGTTAGTAAGGATTAGGGACttctgttcaaaatattttttaattcattaaatgaCTATGGTCTAATGCGTCGTACTCGTCGTAAAATTAGTCTGTGGTCCTaattcgtaaaatttaattgtagatAAGCTTTTTTGCCTTTTATACAATTGAGGTCGTACGTTGGGTAGACTCTAGGGGGTTTGTGCTACAAAAAAgcttttttggatattttggtGGCGTTTATTGTAGATAACCTCACATAAAGCAGGgtgtatgttttttatattttaaatacaactaATTGGTGAATAATATACAGATTTAATAGTTGTctattacaatttttgaattataacaaaacaatttattgtatgagaaattgaaaaatttatcgcTATGTCTATGTGTTACATATCATTTgtgtttactttcttttttttttatgaaatagtaaaataaactaTGTGTCTTCTctgttataaacattttatgtaaaaaattttgtttacgttTGCACTAAAGCAGAAAGGCCTACGAAAATGCAAAAGAGTTGCAAGTCAAAAACTCATACattgttttattagaaaaattaaactttcgaCTACCAGGTGATAACgatatattattcttaataAGCACCATCTATTAAGCCTATTCTACAATGCAAATCGTATGCCGTTTGTCGGATGATGCACGCAAGTGCAATTAAAGGTCtattttgacatttatatttaatgcagaaaacatcaaaaaatgacaaaacgGCAGACCACATACAACTCCAAATTTAGAAAAGGctttatcaaattccagaaATTCTGAAATCTCAAAATGGGCGTAGAAAatctttattgaatttatagatAGTATTGAAAGCGAAAATCATGaatgttaattatcaaataaaatggtATAACTACAGGTGtaactgtataaatttcaaatgtacTCCGAGTAGATCAGCAAAAATTTGGGCATAAATGCATTtatactcaaaatttttgtgcttaaattgaatataatgtTTCTGGGTGCAAAACGGGTTCAATAGGTGAATATCTTTTTTAAGAGAAGATGTACAAGAAAATCTCACTAAATTAACTTTAGAAAAAGTTTGTATTCATGtaacttttgtaataaattgatatttgcCGAGAAAGTTATAGTAAAAAGTTAAGttaatgaaaagtaaaaaatgagtttaaaaaaaatttttcattgagttTTGTAAAGCAGTAGCAGTAGGTTCTAAGAAAGAAATGTCGGGtgttttttaagctttaatttttgtaacgtAATTAAACACAGAAATGATTAATGTCATTATGGTATTATTCAATAGGTAATTTTATACTAATATATACTAATGATGTTCTCGAAAATAAAGGTATCATGGCTATCTGGAGTGAAGCATAGAGTGTGAGTGATACGAATTCGATAATTAGAATTATTGTTTCTAGTGATAATTCCCGTTTTGTTATGTAACGATTTGagatatatatatgaaattcgAGCTGAGGCTGGTGTGTATCTCCCCGTAGGAATTTccaaaacatacatttttttgtgtgtattgaCATGTACTTTAAGATTCTTGCAAATTACAGCATATCCcggaaaaacacaaaatttatcttACGGTAtttgctttaatttaaaaaggacAAACAATTGAATTCTTAATCTACTAATTAaaaccaacaacaacaaaaatataaaacataactTCCCACGGGGGGGGGGGTCTTATTGGCGGCTTCACGgcaattatttatgtatttttttaaatttatttaacattatctaAACTCTGCTATTATATAGACTTCGTGATGATACTCATTACTTTTATGTGTTTAATttcgtattaaaaattataacttaaaaaagcacGCTTCCCGTTCAATCGAAAAACgttcaaaatctaaaaattaattaatttagtgaatttaatggtaaaataaaatttattattatctattaaatTTCATATCATCACGAATTATTTGTGATGAGTGACATTCATGGAAGGAAaatgaaatgttaaatattttctgtGATAAATTTCCTTCTTATAATTGCCATCTTATTTTTGagtgattattaaaatattttggtggacataacaaaaaaaaaaaaaaaattacaaaaataactaaaaataaaaattcaacagGGTACTAACAATATCCGATCGattttaaaacactttaaatgaACGTACAGAAAAATTACAGACTGCTAAACTAAATGCTTACTTTTCCTAATACAATTTTGTAATCAATACTTGTAagttaatgatattaaaaaaaagtatattgtaGTGTAACATTGACtgtccaaaaataaattttaacacaatttgTCATATTGTTTcgtcaaaaattatacaaaagtaTACGCGAATCGTTTAGGCCTATTAGATGTTAAATacagtttgaaaaaatattgtgtaatattttatacaggATGGAGTCGTTTCTACGGACTAGCGAtgctaaatgattttttttctctgtctaatacaatgttaatttttatgtacagtAAAAAATGCTAATATTTCATGTGTGTTTATCGAAATACActcggtaaaaaaaatttatagatgtATCATTCCCTATGTGGCAGAAGTAATTTCACAAGACCCAAATCAATTCTTAGaagagattaaaaattaattatgttaattttacaCAAAGTTTTGGATATTAAAACCACTTTTACATAACAAACGCCAAGTGTATATTATTAAACGATTTGAGGAAATTATGGActgttaataacaaaaaatactgAGCGACAAAAACATttgataagtaattttttaattaaaaccagAAACTAAGTAGAGTTTTAGAGATTCCACCGTTTTTTGATTAGaatgtcatttttaaatataattttcgccGTCCAATGATACTATATCTTGAGAGCGCttcagtaaatataaaatttcaagctGCTACTTATGCCGAAAATTTTCGCCATGTCTTATCAAgtactacaaaaatttattctcaaAAATGTATGGCCCTGGAAAACGAAATtgctaaataatttaactatattaattttaaaaatatttttttagttaaaaataatatttcaaacctttaaaatgctaataattggtttttttgtataagtaattataacttatttacaataattgaatcagattcaattcaatttttattcatttttttaaacaatgacAACTTTGTACATAATATATCGTAAATGAAATAGGGAAAATGAAAAGAATGGGGAAGGTATGCAGGTGTAGTTCACTTTATTAGGAACTATTCTGGTGAGATTCACTGTTGTTAGCGAACTATTTTGCAGTGCGTATGTAAAAGGTATCTTAAAATCAATGCGATAGaatgaaataattgattatCCATTTAAAATGGGGATATTTTTCAAGCTTTGTCTCCATTCCTTTAAAACCGTGGCTTATCTTGTTTATACCATGGCAATAAAATGctcagtaaataattttaaacatttatttgcaatatataatttaaaacttttattagcaTTTATGTTGTTGATTTTCCAAATCATAAGGTTGAAAtctcaaatattttacattagatTAGGTATGTGTGAAGGATCAAGCGATGAATAATTTTGGAATATTCTTTAActagataattttaatattagaattttttatttccaatcaAATAATTAcgttcttataaaataaaatcggcCTAAAATACTTTCTATAgggtaataaaatatatatatttgtacagtcagtgttttaaaaaaatctaacgaattatggtacaatttttaatagtagAAATTAACTGTAAATCAACTTTTTTCgttagataataaaaatgtaaatccatttttttatgattaatattaattttataaaataggagaaaattgatttttgtttcaaattataaacgtttacaattaatttttttttaaataggcaGTGTCCGATAAAGAAAGTGGGACATAATtggaaaataaacatatttttccataggcttttatataaagttgatattggaaaattaacttgaaaaaaatcgcATATCGAATGTTACGattatctattattactaaCTTTTTTGCGTGTTTGTAAACTATCAATCGTTAACAATCGATTATTCCTGAATCACTAAACCAATTTGACGCTAAGACCATTCTTAAGCGCAATATTTTgcgctttttatttctttcaattaaaattgttggaAGCACCATTTTGAGTTGTAAGAGTTGAATTGAAAATGTTACGCTCCACTCAGAAACCGTTTCAAATTCATATAATTCTTATTTGAGGTATTCAAGAAGGATTTAAATCATTTAGACGTTAGTGTTATTTTCCAGAATGTAACATTCTATCTCACTTTGTTTAATAGGCAgggtgatattattttttacgacCCCAAAGTatgtaaatttgaaacaaaaataattttcatgttatCTGTGCTTagcaaaatgtatattttgcaaaaatttgatcAGTATTTCAATGTTTGCTAAAATAGGtctatttgtgtattttaaattaaatttgtgagGATATAAATGGGATTCATTGTCGtgcttaaatatattaaataaatgtttattttaatggtttgttattataatttttttcacctTACACGACACATGAAAGGAAAATGAGTAATATGGATCTATAAGAAGAATTTGGAACTATAAAAGATTGGTAGTTGCAAGTGTGCACCTAGTAGTTTTGATGCAAttgttaattcttatttaattatGCAATGTTTCTAGAACTGTTTatactaaactaaaaaaatgtagatgttttcaaataataaagatTGTCTTCTACGATTACATCACCCATGAACACTATACACATCACCATTGAGACTTTGTATATTAACCCGATCATCAGAGTCAAAATAAGTGATCAACCTCGGAATCAAACGGAGTAAGCTGAACTTTTGTACAAAccattattttgatagtacaaatgttgtctcaaaagtcacatatgattACGCGTTTGCGtcgttagatattcaaggtcaaaggtctcgaaaatcaggtctatgtgaatatctcgtttgtTTTGCCTTCcatcgaattaattttttaataccatatatttaACACATTCAGATTCAGACGTTTTCAAGTCACTGTTCGCATTGAATTTTTGTTCTGGAGCCAAAATTCTGCGAGAACTCTTATAATCAAGAAGATATACGATCTCCTTTAAAAAACCGATTTGATCTTGAAGTGACATTCATTGTCTTAGTCATTTTTTTCAGTCGACAGTCAAGATTTCGGGGGGGGGGGAGGAGGGGTTGTGGTTGGTTGATCTAAAAGACCTAAaatcatttagttttttttttctcgtaatctgtttttttttcaggaaaattatatctgtaaaacaaaaaaaatttgattgaggGTTCTTAAAACGTTCCTTTTTTGTTATATACTACGGTATATAATTTTGCCCAATTTTGCCTAAAAACAAAAggatttttgtttataacaatgaaACCGGCAATTTACAAATTTGTTAATACCATTAAATGTTCAGTACGATTTCTTCTAGAGAAATGCAATAAAATCcatgctttaaaatttaattcataggAAAGTTTCTATACTATAAAACATAGATTATATAtagttaatatataattaaaatttgaaaaaagtggATTTATTGTATCATTTTTAGAGTATATcacatttgaagaaaaaatatttttgtattataggtactataattttaaaagtaaaaaaatattgtcttatCCTACTTTAATAGTTGTgtatactataaattttaaaaaaaaatatatcatttttcggcaataaattttatcacattataattattttcaaagttataaatatgttttaaaaatagaattcttGCGCATCGTTGTCAATTATCTCGGTTGATAACTCTATGTACTTTATTTGCATTGACAAAGTAATTAGAAATGGCTGCTGAAATAAAGCCAGCATCGCGACCAGCAAATAATCGTTTTTCCACAACAAAAAAACCGgctttattatcaaaattagagGGTTGTAATGATGATATTAATGCTGCAGTATTAATTCCTGGTGAAGATGGAGTGATTAGTGTTTCAGATGACAAGTAAGTCGCAATTACTTTATACATTTGACGTTTTGATTACTTgttttcatcattattttttcatgacTAATTATTGTTCGgcgtattttataattaaaaaatttgtatgcattttcgaaaaatttcgataataatatttgaaaatgaatgttttacaTGCAtacaatttagttttaaattgtaaaaattatattcaagagCCGTGTTGCATAGAAacgtaaataaacatttatttgaaattggaattaaaaaacaacgGAGTTTGTGCTAGATTCAGCTGCAAATTTTGAGAGCTACATAATATATCGTCGCTTATACCGGGTGTATCAGAATAAATGGCCAATACAGGATAGAGCTTTATATTTGTCAATTACATTAGAATACAACCTAACATCAAGCTCAGTATTGCTCgtatagtatttttttctttaagatacATGGAGTGTGGAGGCCATAACGCGGTAGTcttatttgttttgaaagttCAAATTGCCCTGCGAAGCGATTAGGTAACTGTTAGTCTTGGTAAAAAATACATGGAAGCTCacatatatgtttttttgtcCCTTTCATCgtgaaataatgttttttcttagtTTAAAACTCAGTTTTTCGAATTGGAATTAATGAAGcaaaaatagttaatttgtcgaaatttttttggaacgtTATTTCACGatgaaatattgtataaataaaaagagcctaagtggccgagcggtctaaggcattagttatagaccgttagtttacttagacttaggttgcgggttcgaatccaggcagcggcagtgtgaacaattataatt
This genomic interval from Chrysoperla carnea chromosome 1, inChrCarn1.1, whole genome shotgun sequence contains the following:
- the LOC123305853 gene encoding proline-rich protein 2-like, coding for MSLTFAQRGGRPPPNPAQIQKMLDENGHLIQTIQEYQNKGKAQECLQYQQILHRNLVYLASIADANQNIQVLLPPPQPMHGAPGTNPGGPGDMPPSTQGPMGNFSHQQPVGYRGPGVPPQGPVMPQRPGSAGGVQPYGQRGYPQGQYPSQYPGPNQQGPYPPQGQGNYQQPYPNGPPGSQPQGYPPPNTQNTYGQPPTTTATHNNYGGPPQPNQMYPSGPGQPTPYGPPPTNGPPNQNSTYPPNGPGPQQGTYPGPNPPTNYGPNPNPPTPSYGPPPNTGPPPQNAYPNSNAPYPPQGYPPAQQPYSPPASTPQQNPPTSVYSGPPSSGPGPVGYGPPSTAQSPPFSQPSSTTYSQSSTTNAAPTTTSQSYTSSGPVPQPSTQPSYPPPPNQPGYPPPPPVPVTSQPSSPAPQNFQPPPSQPPSTSGAPPPPQSVQYNPPPGQGYGPAPNTPNYGHPYPHPQQGYPPQGQYPGQGYNYPRPSPGQMPPPPQGGPPQGQYQYGSYQPPPQ